A region of the Terriglobia bacterium genome:
CGCGACCGCCAGGGAGCGGCAAGTAATGCTCTCATTGTTGCTGATCGCTGTCCGCCCTTTCCTGGGTCAGGCTGCGTGTCGGGTGACACGCTGTTCCGGCCGGATCCAGATCTGCACCGGCTCGGCCGCCCGCGCACTCGCCCATGCGATAAGGAAGTTGCGGCCGCAGGTGCGGCAACGGTAATGCCCGCGCATGGGCCACATCGGCGAATTGTGCATCATGCGGCACCAGCGAATGCCCAGGCGTTCGAAGAGACTAAAATGGAATTTCAGTTGAAGTGACATGATGGTCCTCACAGTTTGTACTTGATCCGCTTACTACGGGTTTCGCACCTTGCAACTTGGCGAGGTTGACCGTCAATTCCCGAGCACCGACTGCCAGCGCTTTACGGACTAGGTCCGGTTCGCAATCCAAGAGGATCGCGACGTCGTTCAACGGCACCCGTTCAAATAGCAGCAGCAGGACGGCGGCTCGTGGAAACACGTCAATCAGAAGCAGCGCCCGTTCCAGGTCCGACCTTGTGGTTTCGTCGTCGAGCGTCCAGGACCGCGGCGGAAGCTCGGACTTTTCGGGGCGCCTCAACGCGGTGCGGCGGGCAAACTCAGCAAGATCTTCCCGCACCGCAGCCAGTGCTTTGGCGATGAAAATCCTCCTCGACCACGCATCCATCCAGGTGGAAAAGAAGGCGTTCGCTTCGTCCACCGGATACAGGGCTTGAATTGTCACGTCGCTGGCGGTTTCGCGAGACCCCGTGAGCAGGGTTGCCAGCCAGTGAAGGTCGGCCACGTTGCACTTCGCTTGTTCTAGCGTTTCCATCTGCCCCCTCCGGCCGGTAGTCGGCGTCCTGTAACATCACCGGACCCGGTATCACCCGCGCGCCGGCCTGCACTTGACGGATCGCTTGGAGAAATTCGCAGACCGGCGCCGCCTTCGACAAGTATCCGTGGATGCCAGCATCTAAGGCACGCCGCGCGCGTATGTGACTCCGAGCAGAGGTAATCGCCACAATCCGTGTCTGTGGAAAGTCGGCCAGGATGCGCCGGGCCAGTTCCTCCCCCGGTATGTCCGGCAGGAGGAGATCGAGCGTCACGACGTCAGGCCTGTACCGCCACACACCAGTCAAGGCCGCTTCCCCGGTCGAAGCTGTGGCTACGACCGTCATGTCCGGCTCCCGATTGATCATGGCGGCCAAGCCTTCTTGCACCAATTGCTGACTGTCCACGGTCAAGACGCGAATGCGCCGCGGCACCACCCGCAACCTCGCTGAGATTGGGACCGAGAGAATCGCTGCAGCCGCACAAGCCATAAATCCCTCCTGCTCCGAAGGTACTGTAAGGGGACCTCTCGGGGCATCACGAGATGGAAGGTTTTTGTGATAACACGCCGGTCAGTGAGCTTTCGTAACCAAATCGAGGTAACCACGAGTCGGCGGGTCTCAGGCCACGGGCCGGCGCCCCGCCAGCCTCCTTGGTGATGGCGCCGGCCCGATCCGAGATTCAGACTCCCGCGACGCTTTCACGCATCCACCACGGAGGCAGCACTGACCGAAATCTAGCGTCGTTTGATCCTCAGTGCCGCAATTTTCGAAGTGAGAGTGGTCGGACGCATGCCAAGTAGCTCGGCAGCGCCATCGGCGCCATAGATCTTTCCGCCGCACTTTAGGAGCGCTTCCTGGATACTCCGCCGTTCGAGTTCGAGAAACTGCTTGCGGGTTGAAACAGGAGCTTGGCGTTCTGTTCCTGCCACGGAAGGACTGGCTGCTTGGTGCAGAGCAATACGCAGTGTTCCGCCCCTCGCCAAAATGACCGCCCTCTCAATGACGTTTTGCAGCTCGCGAATATTGCCGGGCCACGTATAGCTCGTGAGCTCCTGGAGGTGCTCCCGCGTCAGAGCTGGAGTGGCACAATGCATCCGCCTTGCCGCTTGTTCCAGGAAGCTAGACGCCAGGACAGGAATGTCGTCTA
Encoded here:
- a CDS encoding response regulator transcription factor codes for the protein MTVDSQQLVQEGLAAMINREPDMTVVATASTGEAALTGVWRYRPDVVTLDLLLPDIPGEELARRILADFPQTRIVAITSARSHIRARRALDAGIHGYLSKAAPVCEFLQAIRQVQAGARVIPGPVMLQDADYRPEGADGNARTSEVQRGRPSLAGNPAHGVSRNRQRRDNSSPVSGGRSERLLFHLDGCVVEEDFHRQSTGCGAGRSC
- a CDS encoding hydrogenase; the protein is DDIPVLASSFLEQAARRMHCATPALTREHLQELTSYTWPGNIRELQNVIERAVILARGGTLRIALHQAASPSVAGTERQAPVSTRKQFLELERRSIQEALLKCGGKIYGADGAAELLGMRPTTLTSKIAALRIKRR